A part of Rhinolophus ferrumequinum isolate MPI-CBG mRhiFer1 chromosome 11, mRhiFer1_v1.p, whole genome shotgun sequence genomic DNA contains:
- the MADD gene encoding MAP kinase-activating death domain protein isoform X41, with protein MVQKKKFCPRLLDYLVIVGARHPSSDSVAQTPELLRRYPLEDHAEFPLPPDVVFFCQPEGCLSVRQRRMSLRDDTSFVFTLTDKDTGVTRYGICVNFYRSFQKRMPKEKGEAGAGSRGKDGARASCASEELGTESSESGSSLQPPSTDSTPDVNQSPRGKRRAKAGSRSRNSTLTSLCVLSHYPFFSTFRECLYTLKRMVDCCSERLLGKKLGLPRGIQRDTMWRIFTGSLLVEERSSALLHDLREIEAWIYRLLRSPVPVSGQKRVDIEVLPQELQQALTFALPDPSRFSLVDFPLHLPLELLGVDACLQVLTCILLEHKVVLQSRDYNALSMSVMAFVAMIYPLEYMFPVIPLLPTCMASAEQLLLAPTPYIIGVPASFFLYKLDFKMPDDVWLVDLDSSRVIAPTNAEVLPVLPEPESLELKKHLKQALASMSLNTQPILNLEKFHEGQEIPLLLGKPSNDLQSTPSTEFNPLIYGNDVDSVDVATRVAMVRFFNSPNVLQGFQMHTRTLRLFPRPVVAFQAGSFLASRPRQTPFAEKLARTQAVEYFGEWILNPTNYAFQRIHNNMFDPALIGDKPKWYAHQLQPIHYRVYDGNSQLAEALSVPPERDSDSEPTDDSGSDSMEYDDSSSSYSSLGDFVSEMMKCDINGDTPNVDPLTHAALGDASEVKIDELQNQKEAEEPGPDSENSQENPPPRSSTAASSSPSTTVHGASSAPADSAEMDDKAAGGLCRPLPPVPPSVGKSGVDRRQTEIGEGAQRLLRPNSLKLASDSDAESDSRASSPTSTVSNNSTEGFGGIMSFASSLYRNHSTSFSLSNLTLPTKGARDKTTPFPSLKVFGLNTLMEIVTEAGPGSGEGNRRALVDQKSSVIKHSPTVKREPPSPQGRSSNSSENQQFLKEVVHSVLDGQGVGWLNMKKVRRLLESEQLRVFVLSKLNRTVQSEDDARQDVIPDVEISRKVYKGMLDLLKCTVLSLEQSYAHAGLGGMASIFGLLEIAQTHYYSKEPDKRKRSPTETVITPVGKDLGLAGRGDPKAMAQLRVPQLGPRAPSATGKGPKELDTRSLKEENFVASVGPEVIKPVFDLGETEEKKSQISADSGVSLTSGSQRTDPDSVTGVSPPVMIRSSSQDSEVSTVVSNSSGETLGADSDLSSNAGDGPGGEGSTHLTSSRGTLSDSEIETNSATSAIFGKAHSLKPSVKEKLVGSPVRSSEDVSQRVYLYEGLLGRDKGSMWDQLEDAAMETFSMSKERSTLWDQMQFWEDAFLDAVMLEREGMGMDQGPQEMIDRYLSLGEHDRKRLEDDEDRLLATLLHNLISYMLLVKVNKNDIRKKVRRLMGKSHIGLVYSQQINEVLDQLTDLNGRDLSIRSSGSRHIKKQTFVVHAGTDTNGDIFFMEVCDDCVVLRSNIGTVYERWWYEKLINMTYCPKTKVLCLWRRNGSETQLNKFYTKKCRELYYCVKDSMERAAARQQSIKPGPELGGEFPVQDMKTGEGGLLQVTLEGINLKFMHNQFLKLKKW; from the exons ATGGTGCAAAAGAAGAAGTTCTGTCCTCGGTTACTTGACTATCTGGTGATCGTAGGCGCCAG GCACCCGAGCAGTGACAGTGTGGCCCAGACTCCAGAGCTGCTCCGGCGATACCCGCTAGAGGACCATGCCGAGTTTCCCCTGCCCCCAGACGTAGTGTTTTTCTGCCAGCCCGAGGGCTGTCTGAGTGTGCGGCAACGGCGCATGAGCCTGCGGGATGACACCTCTTTTGTCTTCACCCTCACTGACAAGGACACTGGAGTCACGCGTTATGGCATCTGTGTTAACTTCTACCGCTCCTTTCAGAAGCGAATGCCTAAGGAAAAGGGGGAAGCTGGAGCAGGGTCCCGGGGGAAGGACGGAGCCCGGGCCAGCTGTGCCTCAGAAGAGCTTGGCACCGAGAGCTCGGAGAGTGGCTCGTCCCTGCAGCCCCCCAGCACTGACTCCACCCCTGATGTGAACCAGTCTCCTCGTGGAAAGCGCCGGGCCAAGGCGGGGAGCCGTTCCCGCAACAGTACTCTGACGTCCCTGTGCGTGCTCAGCCACTACCCCTTCTTCTCCACCTTCCGGGAGTGTCTGTACACCCTCAAACGTATGGTGGACTGCTGTAGCGAGCGACTGCTGGGCAAGAAGCTGGGCCTCCCTCGAGGCATACAAAG GGACACCATGTGGCGCATCTTTACGGGATCACTGCTAGTGGAGGAGAGGTCAAGTGCCCTTCTGCACGACCTTCGAGAGATTGAGGCCTGGATCTATCGACTGCTGCGTTCCCCGGTCCCCGTCTCTGGGCAGAAGCGAGTAGACATTGAGGTCCTGCCCCAGGAGCTCCAGCAGGCTCTGACCTTTGCTCTCCCAGACCCCTCTCGGTTCAGCCTGGTGGATTTCCCGCTGCACCTTCCCTTGGAACTTCTGGGTGTGGATGCCTGTCTTCAGGTGCTAACCTGCATCCTGTTAGAGCACAAG GTGGTGCTACAGTCCCGAGACTACAACGCACTGTCCATGTCTGTGATGGCATTTGTGGCAATGATCTACCCCCTGGAGTATATGTTTCCTGTTATCCCACTGCTGCCCACCTGTATGGCATCAGCAGAGCAG CTGCTGTTGGCTCCAACGCCGTACATCATCGGTGTCCCTGCCAGCTTCTTCCTCTACAAACTGGACTTCAAAATGCCTGATGATGTATGGCTAGTGGATCTGGACAGCAGTCGG GTGATTGCTCCCACCAATGCAGAAGTGCTACCTGTCCTGCCAGAACCAGAGTCATTAGAATTGAAAAAACACTTAAAGCAG GCCCTCGCCAGCATGAGTCTCAACACCCAGCCAATCCTCAATCTGGAGAAATTCCATGAGGGCCAGGAGATCCCCCTTCTCTTGGGAAAGCCTTCTAATGACCTGCAGTCCACACCGTCCACTGAATTCAACCCTCTCATCTATGGCAATGACGTGGATTCTGTGGATGTCGCCACCAG AGTGGCCATGGTCCGTTTCTTCAACTCCCCCAACGTGCTGCAGGGCTTTCAGATGCACACGCGCACCCTGCGTCTCTTCCCGCGGCCTGTGGTAGCTTTTCAGGCTGGCTCCTTTCTAGCCTCACGTCCCCGGCAGACTCCTTTCGCTGAGAAATTGGCCAGGACTCAGGCTGTGGAGTACTTTGGGGAATGGATCCTTAACCCCACCAACTATGCCTTTCAGCGAATTCACAACA ACATGTTTGATCCGGCTCTGATCGGTGACAAGCCAAAGTGGTATGCTCACCAGCTGCAGCCCATCCATTATCGAGTCTATGATGGCAATTCCCAGCTGGCGGAGGCGCTGAGTGTGCCCCCAGAGCGTGACTCCGATTCTGAGCCCACTGATGACAG TGGCAGTGATAGTATGGAGTATGATGACTCAAGCTCTTCTTACTCCTCCCTTGGTGACTTTGTTAGTGAAATGATGAAATGTGACATCAATGGTGATACTCCTA ACGTGGATCCTCTGACACATGCGGCCTTGGGAGATGCCAGTGAGGTGAAGATTGACGAGCTGCAGAaccagaaggaagcagaggaacCTGGCCCAGACAGCGAGAACTCGCAGGAAAACCCCCCACCGCGCTCCAGCACCGCcgccagcagcagccccagcaccACCGTCCACGGAGCCAGTTCT GCACCTGCTGACTCAGCGGAGATGGATGATAAGGCGGCAGGAGGCCTCTGCAGACCCCTCCCTCCCGTGCCTCCCAGCGTTGGCAAATCGGGCGTGGACAGGCGTCAGACAGAAATTGGAGAGGG GGCTCAAAGGCTGCTGCGGCCCAACAGCTTGAAACTGGCAAGCGACTCCGATGCAGAGTCAGACTCTCGAGCGAGCTCTCCCACCTCCACCGTCTCCAACAACAGCACCGAGGGCTTCGGGGGCATCATGTCTTTTGCCA GCAGCCTATATCGGAACCACAGTACAAGCTTCAGTCTTTCAAACCTCACACTGCCCACCAAAGGTGCTCGGGACAAGACCACGCCCTTCCCCAGTCTGAAAG TATTTGGGCTAAATACTCTAATGGAGATTGTTACTGAAGCCGGCCCCGGGAGTGGTGAAG GAAACAGGAGGGCCTTAGTGGACCAGAAGTCATCTGTCATTAAACACAGCCCAACAGTGAAGAGAGAGCCTCCATCACCCCAGGGTCGATCCAGCAATTCTAg TGAGAACCAGCAGTTCCTGAAGGAGGTGGTGCACAGCGTGCTGGATGGCCAGGGGGTTGGCTGGCTCAACATGAAAAAGGTGCGACGGCTGCTGGAGAGCGAGCAGCTGCGAGTCTTCGTCCTGAGCAAGCTGAACCGCACCGTGCAGTCAGAGGACGATGCCCGGCAGGACGTCATCCCAGATGTG GAGATCAGCCGAAAGGTGTACAAGGGAATGCTAGACCTGCTCAAGTGCACGGTGCTCAGTCTGGAGCAGTCCTATGCCCACGCAGGTCTCGGCGGCATGGCCAGCATCTTCGGCCTTCTGGAGATCGCGCAGACCCACTATTATAGCAAAG AACCAGACAAGCGGAAGAGAAGTCCAACAGAGACTGTAATTACACCAGTTGGCAAGGATCTTGGCCTGGCCGGGCGGGGAGACCCAAAGGCGATGGCACAGCTAAGAGTTCCCCAGCTGGGACCTCGGGCACCAAGTGCTACAGGAAAGGGTCCCAAGGAACTGGACACCAGAAGTTTAAAGGAAGAGAATTTTGTAGCGTCTGTTG GGCCTGAAGTAATCAAACCTGTCTTCGACCTTGGtgagacagaggagaaaaagtCCCAGATCAGCGCAGATAGTGGTGTGAGCCTGACATCTGGTTCCCAG AGGACTGATCCCGACTCCGTCACTGGTGTGAGTCCACCTGTTATGATCCGAAGTTCAAGTCAGGATTCTGAAGTTAGCACCGTG gtGAGTAATAGTTCTGGAGAGACCCTTGGAGCAGACAGTGACTTGAGCAGCAACGCAGGTGATGGACCAGGTGGCGAGGGAAGCACCCACTTGACAAGCTCTCGGGGTACTTTGTCTGATAGTGAAATTGAGACCAACTCTGCCACCAGCGCCATCTTT GGTAAAGCCCACAGCTTGAAGCCGAGTGTAAAGGAGAAGCTGGTGGGCAGCCCAGTACGCTCTTCTGAAGATGTAAGCCAGCGAGTTTATCTCTACGAGGGACTCCTAG GAAGGGACAAAGGATCGATGTGGGACCAGTTAGAGGATGCTGCTATGGAGACCTTTTCTATGA GCAAAGAACGTTCTACCTTATGGGACCAAATGCAGTTCTGGGAAGATGCGTTCTTAGATGCTGTGATGTTGGAGAGAGAAGGGATGGGTATGGACCAGGGTCCCCAGGAAATGATAGACAG GTACCTGTCCTTGGGAGAACATGACCGGAAGCGCCTAGAGGATGATGAAGATCGCTTGCTGGCCACACTGTTGCACAATCTCATCTCCTACATGCTCCTGGTGAAG GTAAATAAGAATGACATCCGGAAGAAAGTGAGACGCCTAATGGGAAAGTCCCATATTGGGCTTGTGTACAGCCAGCAAATCAATGAAGTGCTTGATCAGCTGACAGACCTG AATGGACGTGATCTTTCTATTCGGTCCAGTGGCAGCCGGCACATAAAGAAGCAGACATTTGTGGTACATGCGGGGACAGACACAAATGGAGATATCTTTTTTATGGAG GTGTGTGACGACTGCGTGGTGTTACGCAGTAACATCGGGACGGTATACGAGCGCTGGTGGTACGAGAAGCTCATCAACATGACCTACTGTCCCAAGACCAAGGTCTTGTGCTTGTGGCGTAGAAACGGCTCTGAGACCCAGCTCAACAAATTCTACACCAAGAAG TGTCGGGAGCTGTACTACTGTGTGAAGGATAGCATGGAGCGTGCGGCCGCCCGCCAGCAAAGCATCAAACCTG GACCTGAACTAGGTGGCGAGTTCCCTGTGCAGGACATGAAGACTGGTGAGGGTGGCTTGCTGCAGGTCACCCTAGAAGGGATCAATCTCAAGTTCATGCACAACCAG TTCCTGAAATTAAAGAAGTGGTGA
- the MADD gene encoding MAP kinase-activating death domain protein isoform X43: protein MVQKKKFCPRLLDYLVIVGARHPSSDSVAQTPELLRRYPLEDHAEFPLPPDVVFFCQPEGCLSVRQRRMSLRDDTSFVFTLTDKDTGVTRYGICVNFYRSFQKRMPKEKGEAGAGSRGKDGARASCASEELGTESSESGSSLQPPSTDSTPDVNQSPRGKRRAKAGSRSRNSTLTSLCVLSHYPFFSTFRECLYTLKRMVDCCSERLLGKKLGLPRGIQRDTMWRIFTGSLLVEERSSALLHDLREIEAWIYRLLRSPVPVSGQKRVDIEVLPQELQQALTFALPDPSRFSLVDFPLHLPLELLGVDACLQVLTCILLEHKVVLQSRDYNALSMSVMAFVAMIYPLEYMFPVIPLLPTCMASAEQLLLAPTPYIIGVPASFFLYKLDFKMPDDVWLVDLDSSRVIAPTNAEVLPVLPEPESLELKKHLKQALASMSLNTQPILNLEKFHEGQEIPLLLGKPSNDLQSTPSTEFNPLIYGNDVDSVDVATRVAMVRFFNSPNVLQGFQMHTRTLRLFPRPVVAFQAGSFLASRPRQTPFAEKLARTQAVEYFGEWILNPTNYAFQRIHNNMFDPALIGDKPKWYAHQLQPIHYRVYDGNSQLAEALSVPPERDSDSEPTDDSGSDSMEYDDSSSSYSSLGDFVSEMMKCDINGDTPNVDPLTHAALGDASEVKIDELQNQKEAEEPGPDSENSQENPPPRSSTAASSSPSTTVHGASSAPADSAEMDDKAAGGLCRPLPPVPPSVGKSGVDRRQTEIGEGAQRLLRPNSLKLASDSDAESDSRASSPTSTVSNNSTEGFGGIMSFASSLYRNHSTSFSLSNLTLPTKGARDKTTPFPSLKGNRRALVDQKSSVIKHSPTVKREPPSPQGRSSNSSENQQFLKEVVHSVLDGQGVGWLNMKKVRRLLESEQLRVFVLSKLNRTVQSEDDARQDVIPDVEISRKVYKGMLDLLKCTVLSLEQSYAHAGLGGMASIFGLLEIAQTHYYSKEPDKRKRSPTETVITPVGKDLGLAGRGDPKAMAQLRVPQLGPRAPSATGKGPKELDTRSLKEENFVASVELWNKHQEVKKQKAMEKQRPEVIKPVFDLGETEEKKSQISADSGVSLTSGSQRTDPDSVTGVSPPVMIRSSSQDSEVSTVVSNSSGETLGADSDLSSNAGDGPGGEGSTHLTSSRGTLSDSEIETNSATSAIFGKAHSLKPSVKEKLVGSPVRSSEDVSQRVYLYEGLLGRDKGSMWDQLEDAAMETFSMSKERSTLWDQMQFWEDAFLDAVMLEREGMGMDQGPQEMIDRYLSLGEHDRKRLEDDEDRLLATLLHNLISYMLLVKVNKNDIRKKVRRLMGKSHIGLVYSQQINEVLDQLTDLNGRDLSIRSSGSRHIKKQTFVVHAGTDTNGDIFFMEVCDDCVVLRSNIGTVYERWWYEKLINMTYCPKTKVLCLWRRNGSETQLNKFYTKKCRELYYCVKDSMERAAARQQSIKPGPELGGEFPVQDMKTGEGGLLQVTLEGINLKFMHNQFLKLKKW from the exons ATGGTGCAAAAGAAGAAGTTCTGTCCTCGGTTACTTGACTATCTGGTGATCGTAGGCGCCAG GCACCCGAGCAGTGACAGTGTGGCCCAGACTCCAGAGCTGCTCCGGCGATACCCGCTAGAGGACCATGCCGAGTTTCCCCTGCCCCCAGACGTAGTGTTTTTCTGCCAGCCCGAGGGCTGTCTGAGTGTGCGGCAACGGCGCATGAGCCTGCGGGATGACACCTCTTTTGTCTTCACCCTCACTGACAAGGACACTGGAGTCACGCGTTATGGCATCTGTGTTAACTTCTACCGCTCCTTTCAGAAGCGAATGCCTAAGGAAAAGGGGGAAGCTGGAGCAGGGTCCCGGGGGAAGGACGGAGCCCGGGCCAGCTGTGCCTCAGAAGAGCTTGGCACCGAGAGCTCGGAGAGTGGCTCGTCCCTGCAGCCCCCCAGCACTGACTCCACCCCTGATGTGAACCAGTCTCCTCGTGGAAAGCGCCGGGCCAAGGCGGGGAGCCGTTCCCGCAACAGTACTCTGACGTCCCTGTGCGTGCTCAGCCACTACCCCTTCTTCTCCACCTTCCGGGAGTGTCTGTACACCCTCAAACGTATGGTGGACTGCTGTAGCGAGCGACTGCTGGGCAAGAAGCTGGGCCTCCCTCGAGGCATACAAAG GGACACCATGTGGCGCATCTTTACGGGATCACTGCTAGTGGAGGAGAGGTCAAGTGCCCTTCTGCACGACCTTCGAGAGATTGAGGCCTGGATCTATCGACTGCTGCGTTCCCCGGTCCCCGTCTCTGGGCAGAAGCGAGTAGACATTGAGGTCCTGCCCCAGGAGCTCCAGCAGGCTCTGACCTTTGCTCTCCCAGACCCCTCTCGGTTCAGCCTGGTGGATTTCCCGCTGCACCTTCCCTTGGAACTTCTGGGTGTGGATGCCTGTCTTCAGGTGCTAACCTGCATCCTGTTAGAGCACAAG GTGGTGCTACAGTCCCGAGACTACAACGCACTGTCCATGTCTGTGATGGCATTTGTGGCAATGATCTACCCCCTGGAGTATATGTTTCCTGTTATCCCACTGCTGCCCACCTGTATGGCATCAGCAGAGCAG CTGCTGTTGGCTCCAACGCCGTACATCATCGGTGTCCCTGCCAGCTTCTTCCTCTACAAACTGGACTTCAAAATGCCTGATGATGTATGGCTAGTGGATCTGGACAGCAGTCGG GTGATTGCTCCCACCAATGCAGAAGTGCTACCTGTCCTGCCAGAACCAGAGTCATTAGAATTGAAAAAACACTTAAAGCAG GCCCTCGCCAGCATGAGTCTCAACACCCAGCCAATCCTCAATCTGGAGAAATTCCATGAGGGCCAGGAGATCCCCCTTCTCTTGGGAAAGCCTTCTAATGACCTGCAGTCCACACCGTCCACTGAATTCAACCCTCTCATCTATGGCAATGACGTGGATTCTGTGGATGTCGCCACCAG AGTGGCCATGGTCCGTTTCTTCAACTCCCCCAACGTGCTGCAGGGCTTTCAGATGCACACGCGCACCCTGCGTCTCTTCCCGCGGCCTGTGGTAGCTTTTCAGGCTGGCTCCTTTCTAGCCTCACGTCCCCGGCAGACTCCTTTCGCTGAGAAATTGGCCAGGACTCAGGCTGTGGAGTACTTTGGGGAATGGATCCTTAACCCCACCAACTATGCCTTTCAGCGAATTCACAACA ACATGTTTGATCCGGCTCTGATCGGTGACAAGCCAAAGTGGTATGCTCACCAGCTGCAGCCCATCCATTATCGAGTCTATGATGGCAATTCCCAGCTGGCGGAGGCGCTGAGTGTGCCCCCAGAGCGTGACTCCGATTCTGAGCCCACTGATGACAG TGGCAGTGATAGTATGGAGTATGATGACTCAAGCTCTTCTTACTCCTCCCTTGGTGACTTTGTTAGTGAAATGATGAAATGTGACATCAATGGTGATACTCCTA ACGTGGATCCTCTGACACATGCGGCCTTGGGAGATGCCAGTGAGGTGAAGATTGACGAGCTGCAGAaccagaaggaagcagaggaacCTGGCCCAGACAGCGAGAACTCGCAGGAAAACCCCCCACCGCGCTCCAGCACCGCcgccagcagcagccccagcaccACCGTCCACGGAGCCAGTTCT GCACCTGCTGACTCAGCGGAGATGGATGATAAGGCGGCAGGAGGCCTCTGCAGACCCCTCCCTCCCGTGCCTCCCAGCGTTGGCAAATCGGGCGTGGACAGGCGTCAGACAGAAATTGGAGAGGG GGCTCAAAGGCTGCTGCGGCCCAACAGCTTGAAACTGGCAAGCGACTCCGATGCAGAGTCAGACTCTCGAGCGAGCTCTCCCACCTCCACCGTCTCCAACAACAGCACCGAGGGCTTCGGGGGCATCATGTCTTTTGCCA GCAGCCTATATCGGAACCACAGTACAAGCTTCAGTCTTTCAAACCTCACACTGCCCACCAAAGGTGCTCGGGACAAGACCACGCCCTTCCCCAGTCTGAAAG GAAACAGGAGGGCCTTAGTGGACCAGAAGTCATCTGTCATTAAACACAGCCCAACAGTGAAGAGAGAGCCTCCATCACCCCAGGGTCGATCCAGCAATTCTAg TGAGAACCAGCAGTTCCTGAAGGAGGTGGTGCACAGCGTGCTGGATGGCCAGGGGGTTGGCTGGCTCAACATGAAAAAGGTGCGACGGCTGCTGGAGAGCGAGCAGCTGCGAGTCTTCGTCCTGAGCAAGCTGAACCGCACCGTGCAGTCAGAGGACGATGCCCGGCAGGACGTCATCCCAGATGTG GAGATCAGCCGAAAGGTGTACAAGGGAATGCTAGACCTGCTCAAGTGCACGGTGCTCAGTCTGGAGCAGTCCTATGCCCACGCAGGTCTCGGCGGCATGGCCAGCATCTTCGGCCTTCTGGAGATCGCGCAGACCCACTATTATAGCAAAG AACCAGACAAGCGGAAGAGAAGTCCAACAGAGACTGTAATTACACCAGTTGGCAAGGATCTTGGCCTGGCCGGGCGGGGAGACCCAAAGGCGATGGCACAGCTAAGAGTTCCCCAGCTGGGACCTCGGGCACCAAGTGCTACAGGAAAGGGTCCCAAGGAACTGGACACCAGAAGTTTAAAGGAAGAGAATTTTGTAGCGTCTGTTG AATTGTGGAACAAGCACCAggaagtgaaaaagcaaaaagcTATGGAAAAACAGA GGCCTGAAGTAATCAAACCTGTCTTCGACCTTGGtgagacagaggagaaaaagtCCCAGATCAGCGCAGATAGTGGTGTGAGCCTGACATCTGGTTCCCAG AGGACTGATCCCGACTCCGTCACTGGTGTGAGTCCACCTGTTATGATCCGAAGTTCAAGTCAGGATTCTGAAGTTAGCACCGTG gtGAGTAATAGTTCTGGAGAGACCCTTGGAGCAGACAGTGACTTGAGCAGCAACGCAGGTGATGGACCAGGTGGCGAGGGAAGCACCCACTTGACAAGCTCTCGGGGTACTTTGTCTGATAGTGAAATTGAGACCAACTCTGCCACCAGCGCCATCTTT GGTAAAGCCCACAGCTTGAAGCCGAGTGTAAAGGAGAAGCTGGTGGGCAGCCCAGTACGCTCTTCTGAAGATGTAAGCCAGCGAGTTTATCTCTACGAGGGACTCCTAG GAAGGGACAAAGGATCGATGTGGGACCAGTTAGAGGATGCTGCTATGGAGACCTTTTCTATGA GCAAAGAACGTTCTACCTTATGGGACCAAATGCAGTTCTGGGAAGATGCGTTCTTAGATGCTGTGATGTTGGAGAGAGAAGGGATGGGTATGGACCAGGGTCCCCAGGAAATGATAGACAG GTACCTGTCCTTGGGAGAACATGACCGGAAGCGCCTAGAGGATGATGAAGATCGCTTGCTGGCCACACTGTTGCACAATCTCATCTCCTACATGCTCCTGGTGAAG GTAAATAAGAATGACATCCGGAAGAAAGTGAGACGCCTAATGGGAAAGTCCCATATTGGGCTTGTGTACAGCCAGCAAATCAATGAAGTGCTTGATCAGCTGACAGACCTG AATGGACGTGATCTTTCTATTCGGTCCAGTGGCAGCCGGCACATAAAGAAGCAGACATTTGTGGTACATGCGGGGACAGACACAAATGGAGATATCTTTTTTATGGAG GTGTGTGACGACTGCGTGGTGTTACGCAGTAACATCGGGACGGTATACGAGCGCTGGTGGTACGAGAAGCTCATCAACATGACCTACTGTCCCAAGACCAAGGTCTTGTGCTTGTGGCGTAGAAACGGCTCTGAGACCCAGCTCAACAAATTCTACACCAAGAAG TGTCGGGAGCTGTACTACTGTGTGAAGGATAGCATGGAGCGTGCGGCCGCCCGCCAGCAAAGCATCAAACCTG GACCTGAACTAGGTGGCGAGTTCCCTGTGCAGGACATGAAGACTGGTGAGGGTGGCTTGCTGCAGGTCACCCTAGAAGGGATCAATCTCAAGTTCATGCACAACCAG TTCCTGAAATTAAAGAAGTGGTGA